One window from the genome of Clarias gariepinus isolate MV-2021 ecotype Netherlands chromosome 15, CGAR_prim_01v2, whole genome shotgun sequence encodes:
- the LOC128542664 gene encoding uncharacterized protein LOC128542664: MASDCHFTDSISKEEEEDEFDRMLKRIGGKGNIYLVGDADGENNCSLFQEFIMDMFHSEVHIRKDKNANLGNGEIKSSTVSEDAKGKRGNNHADVDENCVRHKRNISRHNGRAVCCAVIVFIFRHGRMQSKTNRVCMEEILKDVKVRVKKNHGVPQALLGLVHADAVNSETRESVTLLEKTMRSVFIKHPHDSIWTGHFIPNTAESIENIKKNVCKAVSVSQSPDNILRRKRNIFWPLVQRWIRRGRREQTKVTTPAQAKNGDPESTEEGIPLQMKSSSQS, from the exons ATGGCTTCCGATTGTCACTTCACGGACTCTATATccaaggaagaggaggaggacgaaTTTGATCGGATGTTGAAGCGGATCGGTGGAAAgggcaatatttatttagttggaGACGCGGATGGAGAAAACAACTGCAGCCTTTTCCAGGAGTTTATCATGGACATGTTTCATTCCGAGGTGCAcattagaaaagacaaaaacgcAAACCTGGGTAACGGGGAGATCAAATCTTCCACTGTCTCTGAAGATGCTAAGGGAAAACGCGGTAATAATCACGCCGACGTGGACGAGAACTGCGTCCGACACAAGCGCAACATCTCCCGACATAACGGACGTGCAGTTTGCTGCGCAGTCATCGTCTTCATCTTCAGACACGGACGCATGCAGAGCAAG ACGAACCGTGTGTGTATGGAGGAGATCCTAAAGGACGTAAAGGTTCGAGTGAAGAAAAACCATGGAGTTCCTCAGGCATTACTGGGCCTTGTTCATGCTGATGCTGTAAACTCAGAGACTCGAGAGTCTGTGACGCTCTTGGAGAAGACAATGAGATCTGTGTTCATAAAGCATCCACATGACTCCATATGGACTGGGCATTTTATTCCTAACACAGCAGAGAGCATAGAGAACATTAAGAAGAACGTCTGCAAAGCTGTGAGCGTGTCTCAGAGCCCAG ATAACATATTGAGGCGTAAGCGAAATATTTTCTGGCCGTTGGTACAGCGCTGGATCAGGAGAGGACGTAGAGAACAAACCAAAGTGACAACACCTGCTCAGGCAAAGAATG GAGATCCTGAAAGTACAGAGGAAGGAATTCCATTACAGATGAAATCCAGCTCACAGTCCTGA